One Prunus dulcis chromosome 7, ALMONDv2, whole genome shotgun sequence DNA segment encodes these proteins:
- the LOC117635934 gene encoding LOB domain-containing protein 36, with product MSSSNSPCAACKFLRRKCTQECVFAPYFPPDQPQKFANVHKVFGASNVAKILNELNATQREDAVNSLAYEAEARLRDPVYGCVGLISILQQRLKQVQADLYNAKKELATYMGPQAMLSILQPPPTYMPQQLQGNASSSAVSPYTMSPMMGIPTGPTSGQLMIREPQQQQQQQQQMFEAQQLAAAVAAREQQEMFRSFDQSKQSMQQGQEHVRFNSGFDLSPGSVTVSGFTQMAGAVCNAVSPSLALGFDSNSYHHPIQPQQSHHHHQLQLQAQLLLQTQQPQGQHQNQQSQQTQLQQKSDPGEEGGRSVGPSC from the coding sequence ATGTCGTCGTCAAACTCACCGTGCGCAGCCTGTAAGTTTCTCAGGCGAAAATGCACTCAGGAGTGCGTGTTCGCGCCTTATTTCCCACCGGACCAACCCCAGAAGTTCGCCAACGTCCACAAGGTATTCGGAGCCAGCAATGTCGCCAAGATCCTCAACGAGCTCAACGCTACGCAGCGTGAAGACGCCGTGAACTCGCTGGCCTACGAAGCTGAGGCCCGCCTCCGTGACCCGGTCTACGGATGCGTGGGCCTCATCTCCATCCTCCAGCAACGGCTCAAGCAAGTCCAGGCTGACCTCTACAACGCCAAGAAGGAACTCGCCACTTACATGGGTCCTCAAGCCATGCTCTCCATTCTTCAGCCACCACCAACTTACATGCCCCAACAGCTGCAAGGAAACGCTTCTTCTTCGGCTGTTTCGCCGTACACCATGTCTCCGATGATGGGCATTCCGACCGGCCCTACTTCCGGGCAGTTGATGATTCGAGAGccgcagcagcaacaacaacaacaacagcaaatGTTTGAGGCTCAGCAGTTGGCGGCGGCTGTGGCGGCGAGAGAGCAGCAGGAGATGTTCAGGAGTTTTGATCAAAGTAAACAGTCAATGCAGCAAGGTCAAGAGCATGTGAGATTCAACAGTGGGTTTGACTTGTCCCCCGGCTCAGTGACCGTGAGCGGGTTCACTCAGATGGCTGGAGCAGTGTGCAATGCTGTTTCTCCTTCTTTGGCTCTGGGGTTTGATAGCAATTCTTATCATCATCCGATTCAGCCTCAACAatcacatcatcatcatcagcttCAGCTTCAGGCTCAGCTCTTGCTACAAACCCAACAGCCTCAAGGGCAGCATCAGAACCAGCAATCACAGCAGACGCAGCTGCAGCAAAAGTCCGATCCAGGCGAGGAGGGCGGTAGGAGTGTGGGTCCCTCTTGTTGA
- the LOC117634421 gene encoding 50S ribosomal protein L25, whose protein sequence is MANRWRSAGGNLRAVLQNPSSRQQAPFQSFSALYHTIQAIPRECTGNRVSVKDRAQGRIPAVVFSQELNPSTTTVRSVSKKHLLTAERKQIQAILKSVELPFFCSTRFPLQIRAGSGSSDLLESGNVLPIKIHRDEESGKILNLVFVWADEGSQLKVDVPVVFKGEDVCPGLKKGGHLNKIRTSLKYLCPAEHIPPKIEVDVSKLDIGDRVFIPDVEVHPSMKLLSKNETMPICKIVATKLENPESAGV, encoded by the exons atggcCAATCGGTGGCGCTCAGCCGGCGGCAACCTCCGCGCGGTTCTGCAAAACCCTAGCTCGCGACAACAAGCTCCATTTCAATCCTTTTCGGCTCTGTATCACACGATCCAAGCCATCCCGAGGGAGTGCACAGGGAACAGAGTCTCCGTCAAAGACCGAGCTCAGGGTCGAATTCCAGCCGTCGTGTTCTCGCAGGAGCTAAACCCTAGCACCACCACCGTTCGATCGGTCTCCAAAAAGCACTTGTTGACCGCCGAGAGGAAGCAGATTCAGGCCATTCTCAAGTCAGTTGAGCTCCCGTTTTTCTGCTCCACTAGGTTCCCGCTCCAGATCCGAGCTGGTTCCGGGTCATCGGATCTTCTTGAATCTGGAAACGTCCTACCCATCAAG ATTCATAGGGACGAAGAGAGTGGGAAGATACTGAATTTGGTGTTTGTTTGGGCGGATGAGGGCTCGCAGCTGAAAGTGGATGTCCCTGTTGTTTTCAAAGGTGAAGATGTTTGCCCTGGTCTCAAAAAAG GTGGCCATCTGAACAAAATTAGAACTAGTCTAAAGTACCTTTGCCCAGCTGAACACATTCCTCCCAAAATTGAGGTGGATGTCAGCAAGCTAGATATAGGTGATAGGGTGTTCATCCCTGATGTTGAGGTTCATCCATCCATGAAGCTTCTAAGTAAGAATGAAACCATGCCCATATGTAAGATAGTTGCAACAAAGTTGGAGAACCCAGAATCTGCAGGAGTTTAG
- the LOC117634381 gene encoding mitogen-activated protein kinase kinase kinase 5, with protein MGWLSNISFSSSSSSSPSSFSSVFRSSSAESPKQKASDDGGWMFRSRRKLTRQRKQLLIGGGGGGDQDGGGGAVNKCPSSPLPEIASSLATPQPLPLPELAKERCRKERGSGCNSGDFGDSRLPSPKAGDGAALNTPIQNVIASRDTRKNTDHAFETRSRSRWKNRDMKGLEIYKKDFRLDVPIWSAPASPFSSPTFSPHRPSAGDLLPHINPMGNQVWSALEMPTSDMNPGLPPPAFSDYSIVSNDNSPIHSPSNRSPCRNPRSPPGSTSPLHTKLSIDASTARREGNGYVEFHPLPLPPGASLSLPSPQALLTPKPESQPVKGQWQKGKLIGRGTFGSVYVATNRETGALCAMKEVELFPDDPKSAECIKQLQQEIKVLSQLKHPNIVQYYGSEIVDDRFYIYLEYVHPGSINKYVHEHCGAITEAVVRSFTRHILSGLAYLHSTKTIHRDIKGANLLVDSCGVVKLADFGMAKHLSGHVGNLSLKGSPYWMAPELMQAVMHKDNNSDLALAVDIWSLGCTIIEMFTGKPPWSEYEGAAAMFKVMKDLPPIPETLSSEGKDFLRCCFRRNPAERPTAAVLLEHRFLKNSQPQDVQSVTPSVTQASSAMNYMDKLRPVELERKYDHSLMIPGILGPQTSAFPIR; from the exons ATGGGTTGGTTGTCTAAcatttccttctcttcttcctcctcgtCGTCCCCTTCTTCGTTTTCTTCGGTGTTCAGATCATCGTCTGCCGAGtctccaaaacagaaggcGAGCGATGACGGAGGATGGATGTTCCGATCGAGGAGGAAGCTCACGCGACAGAGGAAGCAGCTTTTGAtcggcggcggcggcggcggagACCAAGACGGTGGAGGTGGAGCCGTGAACAAATGTCCGAGTTCGCCGTTGCCTGAAATTGCATCGTCGCTGGCGACTCCGCAGCCGCTTCCTTTGCCAGAATTGGCGAAAGAGAGGTGCCGGAAAGAGAGGGGCTCGGGTTGCAATTCCGGTGATTTTGGAGACAGTCGATTGCCGTCTCCCAAGGCCGGTGACGGTGCCGCCTTGAACACTCCGATTCAGAA tGTGATTGCTTCCCGAGACACAAGAAAGAATACTGACCATGCATTCGAGACAAGATCAAGGTCTAGGTGGAAGAATCGAGATATGAAGGGTTTAGAGATCTATAAAAAAGACTTCAGGCTTGATGTTCCTATTTGGAGCGCTCCTGCTAGTCCTTTCTCAAGTCCTACATTCAGCCCGCACAGACCCAGTGCTGGTGATCTGCTTCCTCACATTAATCCTATGGGAAATCAAGTCTGGTCTGCCCTTGAGATGCCCACTTCCGATATGAATCCCGGGCTCCCTCCCCCTGCCTTCTCAGATTACTCCATAGTTAGCAATGATAATTCCCCTATACACAGTCCTTCAAATAGAAGTCCCTGCCGAAACCCCAGAAGCCCACCAGGCTCAACATCACCATTGCATACCAAATTATCAATTGACGCCTCCACAGCCCGGCGCGAGGGTAATGGTTATGTTGAATTCCATCCATTGCCTTTGCCTCCTGGAGCAAGCCTTAGCCTACCTTCGCCACAAGCTCTACTCACACCCAAACCAGAGTCCCAGCCGGTCAAAGGACAATGGCAAAAGGGAAAGCTTATTGGGCGTGGCACGTTTGGAAGTGTTTATGTTGCTACCAATAG AGAAACTGGAGCCTTATGTgcaatgaaggaagttgaatTATTTCCTGATGACCCAAAATCTGCAGAATGTATAAAGCAGCTACAGCAG GAAATCAAAGTTCTCAGCCAGCTGAAGCATCCTAATATTGTGCAGTACTATGGAAGTGAAATA GTTGATGATcgattttatatatatctgGAGTACGTCCATCCTGGTTCTATTAACAAATATGTCCATGAACATTGTGGAGCCATAACGGAAGCTGTTGTTCGCAGTTTCACTCGCCATATACTCTCTGGGTTGGCTTACTTGCACAGCACAAAGACAATACACAG GGACATCAAAGGGGCTAATTTGCTTGTCGATTCGTGTGGGGTTGTCAAGCTAGCTGACTTTGGAATGGCAAAACAT CTTTCGGGACACGTGGGAAATCTTTCTCTGAAGGGAAGTCCATACTGGATGGCTCCAGAG CTCATGCAAGCTGTGATGCATAAAGATAACAACTCTGATCTAGCGCTTGCTGTTGATATCTGGAGTTTGGGTTGCACTATTATTGAGATGTTCACCGGAAAACCTCCTTGGAGTGAGTATGAAGGG GCTGCAGCCATGTTTAAAGTTATGAAAGATCTTCCACCAATTCCCGAAACGTTGTCATCTGAGGGTAAGGATTTCCTGAGATGCTGCTTTCGAAGAAATCCTGCAGAGAGGCCAACTGCTGCCGTGTTATTAGAACATCGATTCTTAAAAAATTCTCAGCCGCAGGATGTCCAGTCTGTCACCCCGTCTGTCACCCAGGCATCTAGTGCGATGAATTACATG GATAAACTCCGTCCAGTCGAACTTgaaagaaaatacgatcactCACTGATGATTCCGGGCATACTTGGACCCCAGACCAGTGCATTCCCAATTCGGTGA